One Sphaerisporangium krabiense DNA segment encodes these proteins:
- a CDS encoding thymidine phosphorylase, which produces MDAIDVIRTKRDGRALSAEQIAWVVDAYTRGEVADEQMSALAMAILLRGMERGEIGRWTDAMIRSGSRMDWSGLDRPTTDKHSTGGVGDKITLPLAPLVAACGAYVPQLSGRGLGHTGGTLDKLESIPGWRASLSNDEMLAVLREAGAVVCAAGDGLAPADKKLYALRDVTGTVESIPLIASSIMSKKIAEGTGALVLDVKVGSGAFMKDTTMARELARTMVDLGTDHGVATVALLTAMDRPLGLAVGNALEVAESVEVLAGGGPSDVVELTVRLAREMLAAAGVSGKDPETALKDGSAMDSWRRMIRAQGGDPGAPLPVAAETVEVAAPASGVLSRLDAYAVGLAAWRLGAGRARKEDAVSAGAGVTLHAKPGDTVQEGRPLLTLHADDPGRFPRALEALEGAYEVGTQADPTLLPLVIDRVTA; this is translated from the coding sequence ATGGACGCGATCGACGTCATCCGCACCAAACGGGACGGCCGCGCGCTGTCCGCCGAGCAGATCGCCTGGGTGGTCGACGCCTACACCCGGGGCGAGGTCGCGGACGAGCAGATGTCCGCGCTGGCCATGGCGATCCTGCTGCGCGGCATGGAGCGCGGCGAGATCGGCCGGTGGACCGACGCCATGATCCGCTCGGGCTCGCGCATGGACTGGTCCGGCCTGGACCGCCCGACCACCGACAAGCACTCCACCGGCGGCGTCGGCGACAAGATCACCCTGCCGCTGGCGCCGCTCGTCGCCGCCTGCGGGGCCTACGTCCCGCAGCTCTCCGGCCGCGGCCTCGGCCACACCGGCGGCACGCTCGACAAGCTGGAGTCCATCCCCGGCTGGCGGGCGTCCCTGTCCAACGACGAGATGCTCGCCGTGCTGCGCGAGGCGGGCGCGGTGGTGTGCGCGGCCGGGGACGGCCTCGCCCCCGCCGACAAGAAGCTGTACGCGCTGCGCGACGTCACCGGCACCGTGGAGTCCATCCCGCTCATCGCCTCGTCCATCATGTCCAAGAAGATCGCCGAGGGCACGGGCGCGCTCGTGCTGGACGTCAAGGTCGGCTCCGGCGCGTTCATGAAGGACACCACCATGGCACGCGAGCTGGCGCGCACGATGGTCGACCTCGGCACCGACCACGGGGTGGCCACCGTCGCGCTGCTCACCGCCATGGACCGCCCCCTCGGCCTGGCCGTCGGCAACGCCCTGGAGGTGGCCGAGTCGGTCGAGGTGCTGGCGGGCGGCGGGCCGTCCGACGTGGTGGAGCTGACCGTGCGGCTCGCCCGCGAGATGCTCGCCGCCGCCGGGGTGTCCGGCAAGGACCCCGAGACCGCGCTGAAGGACGGCTCGGCGATGGACTCCTGGCGGCGCATGATCCGCGCCCAGGGCGGAGACCCCGGCGCGCCGCTGCCCGTGGCCGCCGAGACCGTTGAGGTCGCCGCGCCCGCGTCCGGCGTGCTGTCCCGGCTGGACGCCTACGCGGTCGGGCTCGCGGCGTGGCGCCTCGGAGCCGGGCGCGCCCGCAAGGAGGACGCGGTCTCCGCGGGGGCCGGGGTGACCCTGCACGCCAAGCCCGGCGACACCGTCCAGGAGGGCCGGCCGCTGCTCACCCTGCACGCCGACGACCCGGGCCGCTTCCCCCGGGCCCTGGAGGCGCTGGAGGGCGCCTACGAGGTCGGGACCCAGGCGGACCCGACCCTGCTGCCCTTGGTGATCGACCGCGTCACCGCCTGA
- a CDS encoding cytidine deaminase, with the protein MSPEEVDWEALRRHAAEAMTHAYAPYSKFPVGAAALVDDGRVVTGCNVENASFGVGLCAECGLVSALHASGGGRLVAFACVDGHGEPLMPCGRCRQLLFEHGGLELLVDTPEGPWTMARILPLAFGPDDLSRGA; encoded by the coding sequence GTGAGTCCTGAAGAGGTCGACTGGGAGGCGCTGCGCCGCCACGCGGCGGAGGCGATGACGCACGCCTACGCGCCGTACTCCAAGTTCCCCGTCGGCGCCGCCGCGCTGGTGGACGACGGCCGCGTGGTGACCGGCTGCAACGTGGAGAACGCCTCCTTCGGCGTCGGCCTGTGCGCCGAGTGCGGCCTCGTCTCCGCGCTGCACGCCTCGGGCGGGGGCCGTCTGGTCGCCTTCGCCTGCGTGGACGGGCACGGCGAGCCGCTCATGCCGTGCGGGCGCTGCCGGCAGCTGCTGTTCGAGCACGGCGGCCTCGAACTGCTCGTGGACACCCCCGAGGGGCCGTGGACGATGGCGCGGATCCTGCCGCTCGCCTTCGGCCCCGACGACCTGTCCCGGGGAGCCTGA
- a CDS encoding ABC transporter permease, translating into MTVTQAPPAPAASSAARRRFRVDWRVLLLGAIALLFMLSIARVVTGANDITSGGTIGTALAWAVPIGLAALGGLWSERAGVVNIGLEGMMILGTWFGAWGAITFHNPWAGVLAGAIGGALGGLLHAVATVTFGVDHIISGVAINILGEGITPYLSKLVFVDMPGGGETQSPRVVPPGDVGVGAIDAWLRGLESGHTFLVSDLAGVVRGLTQGVSLFTIVAVLLVPLSFYLLWRTAFGLRLRSCGERPVAAESLGVNVYFYKYVAVVASGALAGLGGAYLSIVAAGIYRQGQTGGRGFIGLAAMIFGNWRPGGLASGALLFGYTDALQLRQGGTSVHALLLVVAMLLAAFAVYQLAGQHRNRAALVTAVFAVAVFVVFARTSTVPEQFTSFTPHLTTLLVLALASQRLRMPAADGLPYRKGQAT; encoded by the coding sequence GTGACCGTCACCCAAGCGCCCCCCGCGCCCGCCGCGTCCTCCGCCGCTCGCCGGCGGTTCCGCGTGGACTGGCGGGTCCTCCTGCTCGGCGCCATCGCCCTGCTGTTCATGCTGTCGATCGCGCGCGTGGTCACCGGCGCCAACGACATCACCTCCGGCGGCACGATCGGGACGGCCCTCGCCTGGGCGGTGCCCATCGGGCTCGCCGCGCTCGGCGGGCTGTGGTCCGAGCGCGCGGGCGTGGTGAACATCGGCCTCGAAGGCATGATGATCCTCGGCACCTGGTTCGGCGCCTGGGGCGCGATCACCTTCCACAACCCCTGGGCCGGAGTGCTCGCGGGCGCGATCGGCGGAGCCCTCGGCGGCCTGCTGCACGCGGTGGCGACCGTGACGTTCGGCGTCGACCACATCATCTCCGGCGTCGCGATCAACATCCTCGGCGAGGGCATCACCCCCTACCTGTCGAAGCTGGTCTTCGTCGACATGCCGGGCGGCGGCGAGACCCAGTCCCCGCGCGTCGTGCCCCCCGGCGACGTCGGTGTCGGAGCGATCGACGCCTGGCTGCGGGGCCTGGAGAGCGGGCACACCTTCCTGGTGTCGGACCTGGCCGGCGTCGTGCGCGGTCTCACCCAGGGCGTCTCCCTCTTCACGATCGTGGCGGTGCTGCTGGTGCCGCTCAGCTTCTACCTGCTGTGGCGCACGGCCTTCGGCCTGCGCCTGCGGTCCTGCGGCGAGCGCCCCGTCGCGGCCGAGTCGCTCGGCGTCAACGTGTACTTCTACAAGTACGTCGCGGTCGTCGCCTCCGGCGCGCTCGCCGGGCTCGGCGGCGCCTACCTGTCCATCGTCGCCGCGGGCATCTACCGCCAGGGCCAGACCGGCGGCCGGGGCTTCATCGGCCTCGCCGCGATGATCTTCGGCAACTGGCGGCCGGGCGGCCTGGCCAGCGGCGCGCTGCTGTTCGGGTACACCGACGCGCTGCAACTGCGCCAGGGCGGCACCTCGGTGCACGCCCTGCTGCTGGTGGTGGCGATGCTGCTGGCCGCCTTCGCCGTCTACCAGCTCGCCGGGCAGCACCGGAACCGCGCCGCGCTGGTGACGGCCGTCTTCGCGGTCGCGGTGTTCGTGGTCTTCGCCCGTACCAGCACCGTGCCCGAGCAGTTCACCTCGTTCACCCCGCACCTGACGACGCTGCTGGTGCTGGCGCTGGCCTCCCAGCGGCTGCGCATGCCGGCCGCCGACGGGCTGCCGTACCGCAAGGGACAGGCCACGTGA